A section of the Bacteroidota bacterium genome encodes:
- a CDS encoding cysteine synthase family protein: MKAIGNTPLIKLEKLSEPGCADIYVKYEGANPTGSMKDRMALSMVEGAEKRGQLKPGDKVMDYTGGSTGSSLAMVCATKGYKAYFVSSDAFAEEKLQTRRAFGATLELFPSENRAITAKLIDSMVQRAKELSKEPGVFWTDQFNNVDNRNAYHEMAKEIIDVLGNDIDEFIMGVGTGGCFSGNSEYLKEKIPGIKCIAIEPYHVRALSGGEMGGKHKLEGIGAGFIPSICRLDLADEIVAVKDEDAMDTTRKLARTEGIFGGTTSGANVWTAIQRARKLGAGKKIVTVVCDSGLKYLNGDLYK; the protein is encoded by the coding sequence ATGAAAGCGATAGGCAATACACCTTTGATCAAATTGGAAAAATTATCAGAACCCGGCTGCGCCGATATCTATGTGAAATATGAAGGGGCCAATCCAACAGGAAGTATGAAAGACCGGATGGCACTTTCGATGGTTGAAGGTGCAGAAAAAAGAGGACAACTAAAGCCAGGCGACAAAGTGATGGATTATACTGGGGGAAGTACTGGTAGTTCGCTGGCAATGGTGTGTGCCACTAAAGGTTACAAGGCATACTTTGTTTCTTCCGATGCATTTGCAGAAGAGAAACTACAAACTAGGCGTGCCTTTGGGGCAACGCTTGAATTATTTCCAAGTGAGAATCGTGCCATAACAGCGAAGCTGATCGATTCAATGGTGCAGCGGGCAAAAGAATTAAGTAAAGAACCGGGTGTATTCTGGACAGATCAATTTAATAATGTTGACAACCGGAATGCTTATCATGAAATGGCGAAAGAAATTATTGATGTATTGGGGAATGATATCGATGAGTTTATCATGGGTGTTGGTACTGGTGGATGTTTCTCCGGCAACTCAGAATATTTAAAAGAAAAAATTCCAGGTATTAAATGTATTGCAATAGAACCTTATCATGTTCGTGCATTGTCGGGTGGTGAAATGGGTGGCAAACATAAATTAGAAGGCATCGGTGCTGGTTTTATTCCTTCTATATGCAGATTAGATCTGGCAGATGAAATAGTTGCCGTGAAAGATGAAGATGCAATGGATACTACAAGAAAACTGGCAAGAACAGAAGGTATATTCGGCGGCACTACTTCCGGTGCCAATGTATGGACGGCTATTCAACGTGCCAGAAAGCTGGGAGCAGGAAAAAAGATCGTTACTGTAGTTTGTGATTCGGGATTGAAATATTTGAATGGGGATTTGTACAAATAG
- a CDS encoding glucosidase, translating into MDFVEKERLSRSHNNKNWKRWGPYLSDRQWGTVREDYSKEGNVWNYINHDLARSYTYRWGEEGIAGFCDSDQVLCFAPAFWNGKDTILKERLFGLTNREGNHGEDVKELYFHLDSSPTHSYCKFLYKYPQAEFPYLDMMEQNKRDRLSTEYELLDTGIFKENRYFDCYIEYAKEEMNDILMKVTVYNRGPEDATIHVLPHLWFRNFWKHNSRFSRPEISSLSADCLQTSSDRNGIFFLYHQGGEQLFCENETNNERMYNRPNDSPFVKDGINNYVVDNEDTVNPKKQGTKAAIWLEEKIKPGASAVFKVRLSKNQIEDPWIEFDKIFAKRIAETDEYYDELTPKKLSPEHKALLRSSASGLLWTKQFYYLDIFKWLFGEPGEEAPSRNHKRNYDWQHLTCRNIISMPDKWEYPWFAAWDLAFHATTFAHVDPEFAKQQLLVVLREYYMHPNGQIPAYEWNFSDVNPPVHAWGVWEVFETDRKKTGVPDWDFLERAFQKLLMNFTWWVNQKDANGTDIFEGGFLGLDNIGVFDRNHMPPGIKKLQQADATSWMAMYALNMLRMSLELAQHNKAYEESAAKFFRHFLNIGWAMHHIGKKDISLWDEQDAFYYDAIQFENGTSQRLRIRSLVGIIPLLAVEIMHVDMFEELRQFNTRLEVIRQTRPDLTRIISDIDKKNADGNYLFAIMIGDRMEHLLKRLLDEAEFLSDYGIRSLSKIHQDHPYSFEYKDRNYSIQYEPGESSSDMFGGNSNWRGPIWLPLNYLIINSLRKYYEYYGDKYTYEFPAGSGKKMNLKQIANELTKRILKIFERNDEGAFQYHDMDHSCWTEKHFKEHHLFYEFFHGDTGKGLGASHQTGWTALIVNLLLEMDED; encoded by the coding sequence TTGGACTTTGTAGAAAAAGAACGGCTTTCCCGTTCACACAATAATAAAAATTGGAAAAGGTGGGGCCCTTATTTGTCTGACCGGCAATGGGGCACAGTAAGGGAAGATTATAGCAAAGAAGGAAATGTATGGAATTACATTAATCATGATCTTGCCCGCAGTTACACCTACCGTTGGGGTGAAGAAGGGATAGCAGGTTTTTGTGATAGTGACCAGGTATTATGTTTCGCTCCGGCATTCTGGAATGGAAAAGATACCATTTTAAAGGAACGTCTTTTTGGATTGACCAATAGAGAAGGCAATCATGGAGAGGATGTGAAGGAATTATATTTTCATTTGGATTCTTCACCTACGCATTCCTATTGTAAATTTTTATATAAATATCCGCAGGCAGAGTTTCCTTACCTGGATATGATGGAGCAAAACAAGAGAGATCGTTTAAGTACCGAGTATGAATTACTCGACACAGGTATATTTAAAGAGAACCGTTATTTTGATTGCTATATCGAATATGCAAAAGAGGAGATGAACGATATCCTGATGAAGGTTACAGTTTATAACCGCGGACCTGAGGATGCTACCATTCATGTACTGCCTCATCTTTGGTTTCGTAATTTCTGGAAACATAATTCCCGTTTCTCAAGGCCTGAAATTTCTTCGCTTTCTGCCGATTGCCTGCAAACAAGTTCTGATCGTAATGGTATTTTTTTTCTTTATCACCAGGGTGGTGAGCAATTATTTTGTGAAAATGAAACGAATAATGAGAGGATGTATAACCGGCCAAATGATTCTCCATTTGTAAAAGATGGGATCAATAACTATGTCGTCGATAATGAGGATACGGTCAACCCCAAAAAGCAAGGTACTAAAGCAGCGATCTGGTTGGAGGAAAAAATAAAGCCGGGAGCATCCGCAGTTTTTAAAGTGAGGTTAAGCAAAAATCAAATTGAAGACCCATGGATCGAGTTTGATAAAATTTTTGCCAAACGAATAGCAGAGACTGATGAATATTATGATGAGTTGACACCAAAAAAATTATCACCTGAACATAAAGCATTACTGCGTAGCTCTGCAAGCGGCCTGCTCTGGACAAAACAATTCTATTATCTCGATATTTTTAAATGGTTGTTTGGAGAACCCGGTGAAGAAGCACCCAGCCGTAATCATAAACGAAATTATGATTGGCAACATCTTACTTGCCGCAACATAATTTCCATGCCGGATAAATGGGAGTACCCATGGTTTGCAGCATGGGATCTTGCTTTTCATGCAACAACTTTTGCTCATGTAGATCCGGAATTTGCGAAGCAACAGTTATTGGTTGTGCTCCGCGAATATTATATGCATCCCAACGGACAAATTCCTGCATACGAATGGAATTTCAGTGATGTAAATCCTCCTGTACATGCATGGGGTGTATGGGAAGTATTTGAAACGGATAGAAAAAAGACAGGAGTTCCTGATTGGGATTTTTTAGAAAGGGCTTTTCAGAAATTGCTTATGAACTTCACGTGGTGGGTAAATCAAAAAGATGCAAATGGAACAGACATCTTTGAAGGTGGTTTTTTAGGTCTGGATAATATCGGTGTGTTTGACAGGAACCATATGCCACCGGGTATAAAAAAATTGCAACAAGCTGACGCTACCAGTTGGATGGCAATGTATGCACTCAATATGTTGCGCATGTCATTGGAACTGGCGCAGCATAACAAGGCTTATGAAGAATCGGCAGCAAAATTTTTCCGGCACTTTTTAAATATCGGGTGGGCCATGCATCATATCGGGAAAAAAGATATTTCCTTATGGGATGAACAGGATGCATTTTATTATGATGCCATTCAATTTGAAAATGGTACCAGCCAGCGATTGAGAATACGTTCATTGGTAGGGATCATTCCATTGCTGGCTGTTGAAATAATGCATGTCGATATGTTTGAAGAGCTTCGCCAATTCAATACACGATTAGAAGTGATCAGGCAAACAAGACCTGACCTGACACGCATCATCTCAGATATTGATAAAAAGAATGCAGACGGTAATTATTTATTTGCGATCATGATCGGTGACAGGATGGAACACCTGTTAAAAAGATTGTTGGATGAAGCTGAGTTTTTATCTGATTATGGTATTCGTTCTTTGTCAAAAATTCACCAGGACCATCCTTACTCATTTGAATATAAGGATCGCAATTACAGTATTCAGTATGAACCCGGGGAAAGTTCCAGTGATATGTTTGGGGGCAATTCCAACTGGCGGGGGCCTATCTGGTTGCCATTAAATTACCTGATCATTAATTCGCTTCGGAAATATTATGAATATTATGGCGATAAATACACTTATGAATTTCCTGCAGGTTCAGGAAAAAAAATGAACCTCAAGCAAATTGCCAATGAGCTTACCAAACGAATATTAAAAATCTTTGAACGAAATGATGAAGGTGCTTTTCAGTATCATGATATGGATCATTCATGCTGGACAGAAAAGCATTTTAAAGAGCATCATCTCTTCTATGAATTTTTTCATGGCGATACAGGGAAGGGATTGGGAGCTTCTCACCAAACGGGATGGACAGCTTTGATCGTTAATTTATTATTGGAGATGGATGAGGATTAA
- a CDS encoding DUF418 domain-containing protein: MRGFVLCGILLMNITGFGLANAYMNPTVSGGSTGWSLYAWITTNMFFEGTMRALFSLLFGVGAFIILDRLSKKDAGIKAADIYFRRLLWMLVFGLIHGYLLLWTGEILYDYALMGLLLFSFRNMAPKKLILIALLLFAIGTFWTYKDYTGDKKLVADVALAQTKTAQGQELSKELKEATAKWEKIEEKKSPKHVEEVNTNMRKGYLDLVGYLAPKNLEGDTFWVYRYDLWDIFSMMLLGIAFFKLNILSGGKSYRFYGLMVLLGYAVGLTTNYYEVTSIMSGNFSFLAFSKSYLTYDLGRVGMAVGHIGLIMIFAKLPILGWLKTRIAAVGKMALTNYIMHSLICMVIFTGVGFGMFGKLQRYELYYVVFAVWIFQLIISPIWLKYFHFGPIEWLWRRLSYQYKPPFKK, encoded by the coding sequence ATGAGAGGTTTTGTGCTTTGCGGCATCCTGCTCATGAATATTACAGGATTCGGACTTGCCAATGCCTACATGAACCCAACTGTTTCTGGCGGCTCTACCGGCTGGAGCTTATACGCATGGATCACTACCAATATGTTTTTTGAAGGCACTATGCGGGCCTTGTTCTCACTGCTATTTGGCGTAGGCGCCTTTATTATATTAGATCGCTTAAGTAAAAAAGATGCCGGAATAAAAGCTGCAGATATTTATTTCAGAAGACTTTTATGGATGCTTGTTTTTGGTTTGATACATGGCTACCTCCTCCTTTGGACCGGTGAAATTTTATATGATTATGCTCTTATGGGTTTATTACTTTTTTCATTCAGGAATATGGCACCAAAAAAATTGATTCTTATTGCCCTACTCCTTTTTGCAATTGGTACATTCTGGACCTACAAAGATTATACAGGCGACAAAAAATTAGTTGCCGATGTAGCCCTGGCTCAAACTAAAACAGCGCAGGGGCAGGAACTTTCCAAAGAACTGAAAGAAGCTACAGCTAAATGGGAAAAAATAGAAGAAAAAAAATCTCCTAAACATGTAGAGGAAGTTAATACAAACATGAGAAAAGGATACCTTGATCTAGTTGGTTATTTAGCACCCAAGAATCTGGAAGGCGATACATTTTGGGTTTACCGGTATGACCTATGGGATATATTTAGTATGATGTTATTGGGTATTGCTTTTTTCAAATTGAATATACTATCAGGTGGAAAATCATACCGCTTTTATGGGCTGATGGTTTTATTGGGATATGCTGTTGGCTTAACAACAAATTATTATGAAGTAACATCTATAATGTCAGGCAATTTTTCATTTTTAGCTTTTTCAAAATCATATCTTACCTATGACCTTGGCAGAGTTGGTATGGCCGTCGGGCATATCGGGCTTATAATGATATTCGCCAAATTACCCATACTGGGTTGGCTAAAAACAAGAATAGCTGCCGTAGGTAAAATGGCATTAACCAATTACATCATGCACTCCCTTATCTGCATGGTGATCTTTACAGGTGTTGGTTTTGGAATGTTTGGAAAATTGCAACGCTATGAATTGTATTATGTAGTATTTGCTGTTTGGATCTTTCAATTGATCATTAGCCCGATCTGGTTAAAGTATTTTCATTTCGGACCAATAGAATGGCTTTGGAGAAGATTGAGTTATCAGTATAAGCCACCTTTCAAAAAATAA
- a CDS encoding VOC family protein, translated as MKEKITPCLWFNGQAKEAATLYCSVFANAKITAQSPIVTSINVSGQSFTLLDGGPMYKPNASISFYYICEKEEELNNIWNAFSKEGTVLMPLDKYPWGEKYGWINDKFGISWQLGLGKISDVGQKITPCFLFTGKQYGRADEAIAHYSSIFKNPIVDGILRYGPNESPDQEGKIKHAQMSLSDNKFMLMENAASHNLTFTEGVSLTIYCETQEEIDHYWNQLTESGAESMCGWLKDKFGVSWQIIPTILNKIMSDPAKAGKAAQAFMSMRKLNIEQIVQASIA; from the coding sequence ATGAAAGAGAAAATAACTCCCTGCCTTTGGTTTAACGGCCAGGCAAAAGAAGCAGCAACATTATATTGTTCTGTTTTTGCTAATGCAAAAATTACGGCGCAATCTCCCATTGTAACATCTATCAACGTTTCGGGTCAAAGCTTTACTCTTTTGGATGGTGGGCCTATGTACAAGCCCAATGCATCCATTTCGTTTTATTACATCTGCGAAAAAGAAGAAGAGTTAAATAATATCTGGAATGCATTCAGTAAAGAAGGTACTGTGCTAATGCCATTGGATAAATATCCCTGGGGTGAAAAATATGGATGGATAAATGACAAGTTTGGCATTTCATGGCAATTGGGGTTAGGTAAAATAAGTGATGTGGGTCAGAAAATAACACCCTGCTTCCTATTCACCGGCAAACAATATGGAAGGGCTGACGAAGCTATTGCACATTATTCTTCCATTTTTAAAAACCCGATAGTTGATGGCATTCTTCGATATGGTCCTAATGAGTCACCGGATCAGGAAGGAAAAATAAAACATGCTCAGATGAGCTTAAGCGATAATAAGTTTATGTTGATGGAAAACGCAGCGTCACACAATTTAACTTTTACAGAAGGTGTATCATTAACTATCTATTGCGAAACACAGGAAGAAATAGATCATTACTGGAATCAACTTACAGAAAGCGGAGCCGAAAGTATGTGCGGATGGCTGAAAGATAAATTTGGTGTATCATGGCAGATCATCCCAACTATATTAAACAAAATTATGAGTGATCCCGCCAAAGCAGGTAAGGCAGCTCAAGCTTTTATGTCAATGCGGAAATTAAATATTGAACAAATAGTGCAAGCCTCTATTGCGTAA
- a CDS encoding AraC family transcriptional regulator, whose product MKYWYQKPNQLIAEYVRTVLILESFSQPDSNNLPLFTNGMPALLCRTENEETGNENILQLTLFGKSTPTDGWETDDNTTIIAYFFKPFALASIFNIAAAKLIDTPIDLSNWSPHKTNALRTQLVYAASTSSKIEVLDNLLIHQLQENNKECEIIKYATDQIMYDSGTEVLSAILKKLDLTERTFQRIFKKYVGVTPNQYRRICQFQLSFTQLRSQEFNKLTDIAYDNGFADQSHFIRSFKEFTQTTPMNYLRSGLNKKDE is encoded by the coding sequence ATGAAGTACTGGTATCAAAAACCAAATCAGTTAATAGCAGAATATGTAAGAACAGTTTTGATACTGGAAAGCTTTTCTCAACCAGATTCAAATAACCTGCCGCTATTTACCAATGGTATGCCTGCTCTTCTTTGCCGGACCGAAAATGAAGAAACGGGAAATGAGAATATTTTACAATTGACCTTGTTTGGAAAATCAACTCCCACAGATGGTTGGGAAACTGATGACAATACAACAATCATCGCTTATTTCTTTAAGCCATTTGCATTGGCAAGTATATTTAATATAGCTGCCGCTAAACTAATAGATACACCAATTGATCTTTCTAACTGGAGTCCGCATAAAACAAATGCACTCAGAACACAATTAGTCTATGCAGCGTCAACAAGCAGTAAAATAGAAGTACTTGATAATTTATTAATTCATCAACTGCAGGAGAACAACAAAGAATGTGAGATCATTAAATACGCCACCGACCAGATCATGTACGATTCAGGTACTGAAGTTTTATCTGCAATACTGAAAAAATTAGATCTCACTGAACGAACCTTTCAACGCATCTTTAAAAAGTATGTAGGTGTAACACCCAATCAATACAGGCGGATCTGCCAGTTCCAACTTTCATTTACACAATTAAGGTCCCAGGAATTTAATAAGCTTACTGATATTGCTTATGATAATGGTTTCGCCGATCAAAGCCATTTTATCCGTTCATTCAAAGAGTTTACGCAAACTACTCCTATGAACTATCTCAGATCGGGCCTGAATAAAAAAGATGAGTAG
- a CDS encoding SDR family NAD(P)-dependent oxidoreductase, with product MKITNKKILITGGASGIGFALAERFIQDGNTVIVCGRREAVLNEAKGKLPSLITKVCDLVSDTERESLFKWISEEHSDLNILINNAGIQQWISLNDPDFFQRAKEEITINIEAPIHLAYLFQNLPSLTAIMNVTSGLSFVPLTKTPVYSGTKAFFHSFTLSLRHLLKPKNIEVIEIIPPALNTDLGGKGIHDFAPPVSGFIESIFEQLEQGKNELTYGFTEQASKAGAEILKPAFDKVNQVN from the coding sequence ATGAAAATCACAAATAAGAAAATACTGATAACAGGTGGAGCTTCCGGAATTGGTTTTGCTTTAGCAGAAAGATTTATACAGGATGGCAATACAGTTATTGTCTGTGGAAGACGTGAAGCTGTTTTAAATGAAGCTAAAGGGAAACTACCATCACTCATCACAAAAGTTTGTGACCTGGTATCAGATACAGAAAGGGAATCTCTTTTTAAATGGATATCTGAAGAACATAGTGATCTGAATATATTAATTAATAATGCAGGGATCCAGCAATGGATATCGCTCAATGATCCTGATTTTTTTCAAAGAGCAAAAGAAGAGATCACTATTAATATAGAAGCCCCGATACACCTGGCTTATTTATTTCAAAACTTACCTTCCTTAACAGCAATAATGAATGTAACATCAGGCTTATCGTTTGTTCCGCTTACTAAAACCCCGGTTTATTCAGGCACAAAAGCATTTTTTCACTCCTTTACACTTTCGCTCCGGCATTTATTGAAGCCAAAAAATATTGAAGTGATAGAAATAATACCACCAGCATTGAATACTGATCTTGGCGGAAAGGGTATACATGATTTTGCCCCGCCAGTAAGTGGTTTCATCGAATCAATATTCGAACAGTTAGAGCAAGGGAAAAATGAACTCACTTATGGCTTTACAGAGCAAGCATCTAAAGCGGGGGCTGAAATATTAAAGCCGGCATTTGATAAGGTAAACCAGGTAAATTAA
- a CDS encoding protease: MRYIGLDKQISRNNRNSFFLLIAFPALLLAMVYAAVYFLVKNHNSNANVNDSVYDSTQTFIGVAPVVLAAVGLWFLIAWFGHSAFIRLATGSKPLDRKENKRIYNLVENLCIQKGMQMPKIYIIEDDSLNAFASGINKNSFSISVSRGLLNKLEDDELEGVLAHELTHIINRDVRVLIISIIFVGIFAFLAEMAFRSIRFTGRSSKDSKGSGAIILIAIVVTALAYFISMLLRFGISRSREYLADAGAAEITKKPYALANALKKIKGDPFIEAVESRDVAQLFIDNPQVSERKSGSWDNLFATHPPIDRRIELLEQYV; the protein is encoded by the coding sequence ATGAGATATATCGGACTCGATAAACAGATCAGCAGGAATAACCGTAATTCATTTTTCCTGCTGATTGCTTTTCCCGCATTGCTGCTGGCAATGGTATATGCAGCTGTTTACTTCCTTGTAAAAAATCACAACTCAAATGCAAATGTGAATGACAGTGTGTATGATTCCACACAAACTTTTATAGGCGTAGCGCCGGTTGTATTGGCAGCAGTAGGTTTGTGGTTTTTAATTGCATGGTTCGGACATTCGGCATTTATCCGTTTGGCAACAGGCAGTAAACCGCTTGACCGGAAAGAAAATAAAAGAATTTATAATCTCGTAGAAAATCTCTGCATACAAAAAGGCATGCAAATGCCGAAGATCTATATCATCGAAGATGATTCGCTAAATGCATTTGCAAGCGGTATTAATAAAAATAGTTTTTCCATTTCCGTTTCAAGGGGATTGTTGAATAAACTGGAAGACGATGAACTGGAAGGTGTGCTGGCACATGAACTTACTCATATCATTAACCGGGATGTAAGAGTACTCATCATCTCCATCATCTTTGTCGGCATATTTGCTTTCCTTGCAGAAATGGCTTTCCGCAGTATACGCTTTACCGGCAGAAGCAGTAAAGACAGTAAAGGAAGTGGCGCTATCATCTTAATTGCAATTGTAGTTACAGCACTCGCCTACTTTATTTCCATGTTACTCCGTTTTGGCATTAGCCGCAGTCGTGAATATCTGGCTGATGCTGGCGCTGCAGAAATAACAAAGAAACCTTATGCGTTGGCTAATGCATTAAAAAAAATCAAAGGCGATCCTTTTATAGAAGCAGTAGAAAGTCGTGATGTAGCACAATTGTTTATTGATAACCCACAAGTATCTGAACGCAAATCCGGTTCATGGGATAATTTATTTGCCACTCACCCACCGATTGATAGAAGAATTGAATTGCTGGAGCAGTATGTGTGA
- a CDS encoding LemA family protein, protein MPILIVVGIIVLIVIWAISLYNGLVRLRNRRQNAFADIDVQLRQRHDLVPQLVETVKGYASHEKELLTRITEARTAAMSARSIDDKIVAEQQLTSALQGLRVQVEAYPDLKANQNFLQLQEELSDIENKLAASRRFFNAATTEYNNAAESFPGNLIANNFGFKREIMFDLGTEGRQTMEAPPTIKF, encoded by the coding sequence ATGCCAATTCTTATTGTTGTCGGAATAATTGTTCTGATCGTTATCTGGGCTATTTCATTGTACAACGGACTTGTTCGCCTGCGCAACCGCAGGCAAAATGCTTTTGCAGATATAGATGTACAACTTCGTCAGCGTCATGACCTGGTACCACAGTTAGTAGAAACAGTAAAAGGTTATGCATCACATGAAAAAGAACTGCTGACAAGAATTACGGAAGCCCGTACAGCAGCAATGAGTGCAAGATCAATTGATGATAAAATTGTAGCCGAGCAGCAACTTACTTCTGCTTTGCAGGGTTTGCGGGTACAGGTAGAAGCTTATCCTGATCTGAAAGCCAACCAGAACTTTTTGCAACTACAGGAAGAACTCAGCGATATAGAAAATAAACTGGCTGCCAGCCGTCGCTTCTTTAACGCCGCCACAACTGAATACAATAATGCAGCGGAATCTTTTCCCGGAAATCTTATTGCAAACAATTTTGGTTTCAAACGTGAAATTATGTTTGACCTCGGCACCGAAGGAAGACAGACGATGGAAGCACCACCAACAATCAAATTTTAG